In one Micromonospora polyrhachis genomic region, the following are encoded:
- a CDS encoding YceI family protein: MTTSTGEPTRDWAGLTIPTAGTYLLDQAHKRVGFVARHMMVSKVRGEFTEVEAAVTIDEDPLKSSVTATIQAASIASGQGDRDVHLRSADFLDVEQFPTLEFHSTGVKSHSGNEFVLTGELTIKGVTRTVDLEVEFEGAGRSPFGQDVFGFTASTEIDREDFGLTWNVALESGGILVGKKVKIEIEGEAIRQP, encoded by the coding sequence ATGACCACCAGCACCGGCGAGCCCACCCGCGACTGGGCGGGGTTGACCATCCCGACGGCTGGCACCTACCTGCTCGACCAGGCGCACAAGCGGGTCGGTTTCGTGGCGCGGCACATGATGGTGAGCAAGGTGCGGGGCGAATTCACGGAGGTGGAGGCCGCCGTCACCATCGACGAGGACCCGCTGAAGTCCTCGGTGACCGCGACCATCCAGGCTGCCAGCATCGCGAGCGGCCAGGGTGACCGGGACGTGCACCTGCGCAGCGCCGACTTCCTCGACGTGGAGCAGTTCCCGACGCTGGAATTCCACAGCACCGGGGTCAAGTCGCACAGCGGTAACGAGTTCGTGCTCACCGGTGAGCTGACCATCAAGGGTGTCACCCGGACCGTGGATCTTGAGGTCGAGTTCGAGGGTGCCGGACGCAGCCCGTTCGGGCAGGACGTCTTCGGGTTCACCGCGTCGACCGAGATCGACCGCGAGGACTTCGGCTTGACCTGGAACGTCGCGCTGGAAAGCGGTGGCATCCTGGTCGGCAAGAAGGTGAAGATCGAGATTGAGGGCGAGGCGATCCGCCAGCCGTGA
- a CDS encoding MMPL family transporter, whose protein sequence is MFAGIGRAMFRWRWPVLGGWLILTALGIVFGGQVFDRLGQPENLRADAESRIAERRIIELLPEGPLVVAVVRDRDPYDPPLVESVTKVAAELRAVPGVADVEDLYGSPGGRIGADNRSTLVVVELVDGLPEAERERVEDRVTGLLRGIDAPQVLVGGETLAERAFAEQAIRDAAVGESVALVVLVVVLVLLLGGLLAGVLPLVAALAAVAGTLLGLLGLAAVTEVSEFTVNVVTLLGIGLTVDYALLVIMRFREEYAADAAGEPAELLARTMATAGRAVVVSGAAVGVAMAGLYVFAEPLLAAMALGGALVVVLATAAGLTVVPALIAVGHRRIATPSRRLRSLRPIQPASGTTPGILGRLAGFAQRHPAPVALTVSVGLLLLAGPFLLGANLGDSDARTLPRSMEARQVHDVMLRDFQANRAAPVVVVVEADPTSAAVRDLMNQLNRLPQVIRMQPRPDVPGAALVIDLTPKGTTGGPESRALVREVRSLEAPFRVLVGGPAAELVDYRDSVADRLPLAVLVLVVTTALLLFALTGSVLVPVKALVLNVLTLLATLGVLVVVFQWGIGSALLGVESWGALDVTTPVLLFVFVFGLSMDYEVFLLARIREEWDRYRELRTPAARARASARAVLAGITRTGRVVTTAAGCMIVVFLGFLLGELTAVKEIGFGMAVAVLLDVTVVRGLLLPAVMSLLGEWNWWAPAPLRRLYGRVSAGRARVPMAREASSRQPVDS, encoded by the coding sequence TCGGAATCGTCTTCGGCGGTCAGGTCTTCGACCGGCTGGGACAGCCGGAGAACCTGCGCGCCGACGCCGAGTCCCGGATCGCCGAGCGGCGGATCATCGAACTCCTGCCCGAGGGGCCGCTCGTGGTCGCCGTCGTACGGGACCGGGACCCGTACGACCCGCCGCTGGTGGAGAGTGTCACGAAGGTAGCCGCCGAGCTGCGGGCCGTGCCCGGCGTGGCCGACGTCGAAGACCTGTACGGATCACCGGGCGGCCGGATCGGTGCCGACAACCGCAGCACCCTGGTCGTGGTCGAACTGGTCGACGGGCTGCCCGAGGCGGAACGGGAACGGGTCGAGGATCGGGTGACCGGGCTGCTGCGCGGGATCGACGCACCGCAGGTGCTGGTCGGCGGGGAGACGCTGGCCGAGCGTGCCTTCGCCGAGCAGGCGATCCGGGACGCGGCCGTTGGCGAGTCGGTGGCGCTGGTCGTACTCGTGGTGGTTTTGGTTTTGCTCCTCGGCGGTCTGCTGGCGGGCGTGCTCCCGCTGGTGGCGGCGCTGGCGGCGGTGGCCGGGACGCTGCTCGGCCTGCTCGGTCTGGCGGCGGTGACCGAGGTCAGTGAGTTCACGGTCAACGTGGTCACCCTGCTGGGCATCGGCCTGACGGTCGACTACGCGCTTCTGGTGATCATGAGGTTCCGGGAGGAGTACGCCGCCGACGCTGCTGGCGAGCCGGCGGAGCTGCTGGCCCGGACCATGGCCACCGCCGGTCGGGCCGTCGTCGTCTCCGGGGCCGCCGTCGGCGTGGCGATGGCCGGACTGTACGTCTTCGCCGAGCCACTGCTGGCGGCGATGGCCCTGGGCGGGGCACTGGTGGTCGTACTGGCCACCGCCGCCGGGCTGACCGTCGTGCCGGCCCTGATCGCGGTCGGGCACCGACGCATTGCCACGCCGAGCCGGCGACTGCGGAGCCTTCGGCCGATACAGCCAGCCAGCGGCACCACTCCAGGAATTCTCGGCCGGCTGGCCGGCTTCGCGCAGCGGCACCCCGCTCCGGTGGCCCTTACCGTGTCGGTTGGTCTGCTGTTGCTTGCCGGGCCGTTCCTGCTCGGGGCCAACCTCGGTGACTCGGACGCGCGGACCCTGCCGAGGTCGATGGAAGCCCGGCAGGTGCATGACGTCATGCTGCGCGACTTCCAGGCGAACCGGGCGGCACCAGTGGTCGTGGTGGTGGAGGCCGATCCGACCTCGGCGGCGGTACGGGACCTGATGAACCAGCTCAACCGACTGCCGCAGGTGATCCGGATGCAGCCGCGGCCGGATGTGCCGGGGGCTGCTCTGGTGATCGACCTGACGCCGAAGGGTACGACCGGCGGCCCCGAGTCGCGGGCGCTGGTCCGGGAGGTGCGATCCCTGGAAGCACCCTTCCGGGTGCTGGTGGGCGGCCCGGCGGCCGAGCTGGTGGACTACCGCGACTCGGTGGCGGACCGACTGCCCCTGGCCGTACTGGTGCTGGTGGTGACCACCGCGCTACTGCTCTTCGCCCTGACCGGGTCGGTGCTGGTCCCGGTCAAGGCGCTCGTGCTGAACGTCCTGACCCTGTTGGCCACCCTCGGGGTGCTGGTGGTGGTGTTCCAGTGGGGGATCGGTTCCGCGCTGCTCGGAGTCGAATCCTGGGGTGCGCTCGATGTCACCACCCCGGTCCTGCTCTTCGTCTTCGTCTTCGGGCTCTCGATGGACTACGAGGTGTTCCTACTCGCCCGTATTCGGGAGGAGTGGGACCGCTATCGGGAGCTGCGTACGCCCGCCGCTCGGGCGCGGGCCAGCGCTCGGGCGGTGCTGGCGGGGATCACCCGTACCGGCCGGGTGGTCACCACGGCGGCCGGCTGCATGATCGTCGTCTTCCTGGGGTTCCTACTGGGTGAGCTGACCGCGGTGAAGGAGATCGGCTTCGGCATGGCCGTCGCTGTGCTGCTCGACGTGACGGTGGTCCGGGGCCTCCTGTTGCCGGCGGTGATGAGTCTGCTCGGCGAGTGGAACTGGTGGGCGCCGGCACCCCTGCGCCGGCTGTACGGCCGGGTGTCCGCTGGCCGCGCTCGGGTACCGATGGCGCGAGAGGCGAGCAGCCGGCAGCCGGTCGACAGTTGA
- a CDS encoding MarR family winged helix-turn-helix transcriptional regulator: MSQDPFDDPRITAVGLLVEAYTGLLSRFAAQYEEHGLSVVEFEVLTRLARSPNKQLRMTDLAAQTSLSTSGVTRVVDRMERDGLLRRRACPSDRRSLHAVVTQTGLDRLAETLPGHLEIIERWFTGQLDAETLRIMLDGLRTVRDAVHPGATLGSTGSPDHPQLPSD, encoded by the coding sequence GTGAGCCAAGACCCGTTCGACGATCCGCGCATCACCGCCGTCGGCCTGCTCGTCGAGGCGTACACCGGGCTGCTGTCCCGGTTTGCGGCTCAATATGAAGAGCACGGCCTTTCCGTGGTGGAGTTCGAGGTGCTGACCCGGCTGGCCCGCTCGCCGAACAAGCAACTCCGGATGACCGACCTCGCTGCCCAAACCTCCCTGTCGACCAGCGGAGTCACCCGGGTGGTCGACCGGATGGAGCGGGACGGGCTGCTCCGTCGCCGCGCCTGCCCCTCGGACCGGCGCAGTCTGCACGCGGTGGTCACCCAGACTGGGCTGGACCGGCTCGCCGAGACCCTGCCGGGCCACCTGGAGATCATCGAACGCTGGTTCACCGGCCAACTCGATGCCGAGACCCTACGGATCATGCTTGACGGCCTGCGCACCGTGCGCGATGCCGTACATCCCGGTGCCACCCTTGGATCCACCGGGTCGCCCGACCACCCACAGCTTCCGTCGGACTGA